DNA sequence from the Ovis canadensis isolate MfBH-ARS-UI-01 breed Bighorn chromosome 2, ARS-UI_OviCan_v2, whole genome shotgun sequence genome:
ggcaggcagatcctttatcactgagccatcagggaagcccaatacacctttcttcttttttattgaagtataattgatttataatgttgtgccaatctctgctgttcagcaaagtgactctgttacacacacatacacattcttttctaCACACCTTTGATTCATCTGTTGCAATTGAGATATAATCCACATGCGATAAAAGTCACCCATTTacagtatacaattcagtggggtTTGTATACAGACGGTCCCCGACTTACAATGGTTCAACTAACAATTTTTCATCTTTGCAATGCTACAAAAGTGATAGGCCTTAGCTGGAAACTGTtctttgaatttgaattttgatcttttcccaaGCAAGCAATGTCCAATAAGATACCCTCTCATGATGCTAGGCAGCAGCCATGCAGTCATGAGAATAAACTCATTGAAACCTTTTGTCTCTGGCTGTTTTCACTTAGAATAACGTTTTCAGGATTCACCCATGTTGCAGCCTATATCAGTTCTTCATTACTTTGTTTGATTGATTAATATTCCTTGTATGTGTACACCACTATTTGCATATCTATTTATCAATTGATCAACATTTGAGTTACTTCCACTTTGTGGCTGTATGCTGCTGAGAAGATTCACATACAAGTTTTTGTGGGGATATACACTTTCAATTCTCTTGAGTAtactaggagtggaattgctggatcatatggtaactctatgttttaGCTTTCTTAAcagctgttttccaaagcaacTGGACCATTTTATGTTTCCACCAGCAGTATATAAAGGGTCCAACTTCTTCACATCCCATCACCATCATTATAGTCCTTACTTTATTATGATCAtgctactccagtactcttgcctggcaaatcccatggatggaggagcctggtaggctgcagtccatggggtcgctaaaagttggacacgactgagcaacttccctttcacttttcactttcctgcattggagaaggaaatggcaacccactccagtgttcttgcctggagaagcccagggacggcagagcctggtgggctgccatctatggggtcgcacagagtcagacacgactgaagcgacttagcagcagcagcagcagcagcagtgagtatAAGGTAGTTCCTgagcctttttattttatattcgtCTCTTTAACACTGGGTACCATGTTGAGGTGAGTTACAGACTGGCATAGGGTCACAGGATGGCCATATCTTGTTATAAAGAAATGACATGATAGTGATACAGTTTGTGGTTCAAAAGGAAGCTAATTCAGTAGCTGGTCACTTTAGtttatttccttttggaaaacTGGGATAATATTTCAGAGTGGCTGCAGCTTCCCCCGAAAGCAGGTTCTTTGCTACCCCCTTAACAAGGGCAGAGCCCACAGAAGTTAGCTAGGGATAATCTACGGTGGGGTTGGGGGTTGCTGGAGAGTCAGGTTTGGAAGAAGGCACCCGTGAGCAACACAGGAAGGATCTCCATCAGGATTGGGAAGCCACCCAAACAAGGATCATGTGTCTCCACCTGCCTTTTCTGCTTCCTGCTGGCCCTCCTCCTTATGCTGGGAACATACTACCTTTCTCTGCTCACCCCTGCATGGCAGAATATGCCTGCTCAGAGCTCCCAAGACAATCTGCTACATTTCCACCCATGTGGAAATCCCCATGCttatggtttttaatatattttttcaaactaCCCAAGTGTTCCCAGAGGAAGCCTCtcacatcaaaagaaaaactcTGGGTGGTACAACTTCCTTATAGCTTGAGCATTCTGAAACCCTATGCTGCTATCACTCAGATTGTTTTTCCAGaacacttcattttatttttttctaaactttaaactttttactttgtattgggcTAATAGCTGATTAACCATgtagtgatagtttcaggtgaacagagaagaaactcagccatacatatatgtgtatccattctcccccaaactcccctcccatccaggctgccacagtgagcagagttccatgtgctatacagtaggtctttgttggttatccatttgaaatgtagcagtgtgtacatgaccttctgAAAGtccctaactaccccttcccccctttcccagccccggcaaccgtaagttcattttctaagtctgtgagtctctttctgttttgtaagttcatttgtatgatttatttttgtttccacatgtaagggatgtcatatgatatttttccttctctgtctgacttgttccactcagtatgacacttTCTAGGTCCActcatgttattgcaaatggcattatttcattctttttaatggctttaggtaatattccattgtacatatgtatatatatcacaacttctttatccattcctctgtggatggacatttaggttgcttccacgtcttagctattgtaaacagtcccacaatgaacactggggtgggtgtatcctttcagatcatgtttttctccagatatatgcccaggagtaggattgcagggtcatatgatagctctatgtttatctttttaaggaacctccatactgttctccatcgtggctataccaatttacattcacatCAACAACCAGAGCAGTCCTTCCAAAATAACTTTCAGAAAGTTGGACAAAAGAATTCATCTCTTAGCTTTATAGTCAAGCTTTGATCTTTTTCTAGGGATCTAACCCAATTAGATTGCCTGCTTAATTCCCTAGGTTGAAAAATGAGTGGTACCTCCTGTTTCTGACATTAAAAATCAGCTTCAACAGTCAAATGCTCACCTCCAAGGATCCAAGACAGCATGTTCTGTAGGGATTACAAGAAGAAGTTTCAAAAATGGTTTGGGCAATGTCATGGAAAGTGATAAGAACCTCTCTGACATTGAAAGAAACTAGACGCTTTTTGTGAAATCATTTTTTCTAAATGTGTCTCCAAAACCTTAGAACTTTAGTGACTCCTTGAAGTGAAAGTTACCTCCATATAATATATAAGCTAACACAAAGAATTCCATATGAGATGTACAAGCTGTTGGGCTAGAATCTGAGAAGGTTTTACTGTGCAGTAATCCTGGTCTCTCCTCTTTAGGCTGAAACAAAATTTACTTCAAATATGGATGGATTTAACTGGGATAATTACAGCGATGAAGATTTTGGCAATTACAGTTACAACACTGACCTGCCCTCTATTCTACCAGACTCTGCCCCATGTCGGCCAGAATCTCTGGATATCAATAAGCATGCTGTGGTCATCATCTATGCCCTGGTCTTCTTGCTAAGCCTCCTGGGAAACTCCCTGGTGATGCTGGTCATCTTGTACAGCCGGGTCGGTCGCTCCGTCACTGACGTCTACCTGCTGAACCTGGCCATGGCTGACCTGCTCTTCGCCATGACCTTGCCTATCTGGGCTGCCTCCAAGGCAAAGGGCTGGATCTTCGGCACACCCCTGTGCAAGGTGGTCTCACTCCTGAAGGAAGTCAACTTCTACAGTGGTATTCTACTGCTGGCCTGCATCAGCATGGACCGCTACCTGGCCATTGTCCATGCCACACGCACACTGACCCAGAAGCGGCACTGGGTCAAGTTCATATGTTTAGGCATCTGGGCCCTGTCCGTGATCCTGGCCCTGCCCATCTTCATCTTCCGCAGGGCCATCCACCCACCCTATTCCAGTGCAGTCTGCTACGAGGACATGGGTGCCAATACAACGAAATGGCGTATGGTGATGAGGGTCCTGCCCCAGACTTTTGGCTTCCTCCTGCCCCTGCTGGTCATGCTTTTCTGCTATGGACTCACCCTGCGCACACTGTTTTCAGCCCAAATGGGACAGAAGCACCGGGCCATGCGGGTCATCTTTGCTGTCGTGCTCGTCTTCCTGCTCTGCTGGCTGCCCTACAACCTGGTCCTGGTCATGGACACCCTCATGAGGGCCCACGTGATCACCGAGACCTGTCAGCGCCGCAACGACATTGGCCGGGCCCTGGACGCCACCGAGATCCTGGGCTTCCTGCACAGCTGCCTCAACCCTCTCATCTACGTCTTCATTGGCCAGAAGTTTCGCCACGGACTCCTCAAGATCATGGCCATCCATGGCCTGATCAGCAAGGAGTTCTTGGCCAAGGATGGCAGGCCTTCCTTTGTTGGCTCTTCTTCAGGGAACACGTCTACTACCCTCTGAGACCCCACATGGGGCTCCTTGGTTCCCCTCAGCA
Encoded proteins:
- the CXCR2 gene encoding C-X-C chemokine receptor type 2, which translates into the protein MDGFNWDNYSDEDFGNYSYNTDLPSILPDSAPCRPESLDINKHAVVIIYALVFLLSLLGNSLVMLVILYSRVGRSVTDVYLLNLAMADLLFAMTLPIWAASKAKGWIFGTPLCKVVSLLKEVNFYSGILLLACISMDRYLAIVHATRTLTQKRHWVKFICLGIWALSVILALPIFIFRRAIHPPYSSAVCYEDMGANTTKWRMVMRVLPQTFGFLLPLLVMLFCYGLTLRTLFSAQMGQKHRAMRVIFAVVLVFLLCWLPYNLVLVMDTLMRAHVITETCQRRNDIGRALDATEILGFLHSCLNPLIYVFIGQKFRHGLLKIMAIHGLISKEFLAKDGRPSFVGSSSGNTSTTL